The genomic interval AAGCCATGAACTGTACCAATGACCATCATGTTGAGGGTCTTCGCCGTCTTCAAGATTTAATGCAACGTCAGGTTTTCCAAATAAGCCCATTAGATATTGGAAATTGTCATCATAACCTGGATATGCAAATTCTTCTGACCAAGTTGCACACATTTCCATAAACCAAGTATCCATATTACCAGTATAACCATATTGGACAGCATGCATATATTCGTGGGCAGAAGTAACCCCAATACAAACGGCTTCAGTTCCTGAAAATCCACTATAATTGTTCCGCATTACCATGTAACTTGTATAAGCATCTACCTCTGTAAGAGAAGTAGAATTTGGATTATCTCCAATTTCAGTTTCACAGGCCACATAACCATATACACCAGAACCCGCAGCACTTCCGCTAATATATACATCATAAAGTGCATCGCCTCCGTTTGTTCCATCAGCAGGAGGAACAGTTAGCCCTGTTGTAGTGTGGTACAATTCATAAATTTCATCAACAAATGTTTCTGCCATAAAATCAACATAATCAGGAATATAATTACCATCGTTGTCAGTCGGGTCAACACTCTCGTCCGCAGGTCCGTCAGTTGTGTAATGGAAGGCAAAATTACCATAAGTAACAACTTCTTCTGTTCCTGTAAATGTTGGTCTGTTTCTGTAATCTTTAAAATATTCCTGTGCCTCCTTTGTTAAGTTGTCCCAATTTCTATTTGCCTCAGCAAGTAGTGGAGTTAGCCAAAGATGGTCAGAAACTGTCGCCGATTTTGTCAACGAATTTTGTCTTGAAGTTTCAAACTTCTGAATTAATCTGCTCGATAATTCATAATCCTGCGCAAATAGGTTTGCACCTATTAGAAAAATTGCAAAAAAAAAGTACATTTTTTTCATTTTATAAAAATTTAATTTTTTTCCTACTCATATGGCTTTTCGGATACGCCCCGTTTTTATGGTTTCTGGTCTCCAAAATTCTTTTTCGTTGTCATTTTATTATGTATCATCAAAATAACCTTGTCGAAATCCAAAATTATTTCTTTCTGTAAAATTGCCCGTATGTTCTCTTTTTAAATGCACTCTAACTCGTTTATATGCGCTACTCTATTGCGTCTTATTTCCAATTTTGGATGTATTGGCGCTATAAAGTAGCGGTATATTTTTATGGTCAAATATAAAACAAATTTTACAAATCATCAAAAAAACTTATAATATTTTTATTCATCTTTCTTCAGAAATTTTTTAATTCCTGCAATTCCTGCTTCAATTTCGCTCAGTTCTCTGGCTGCATTAAAGCGA from Bacteroidales bacterium carries:
- a CDS encoding T9SS type A sorting domain-containing protein, which translates into the protein MYFFFAIFLIGANLFAQDYELSSRLIQKFETSRQNSLTKSATVSDHLWLTPLLAEANRNWDNLTKEAQEYFKDYRNRPTFTGTEEVVTYGNFAFHYTTDGPADESVDPTDNDGNYIPDYVDFMAETFVDEIYELYHTTTGLTVPPADGTNGGDALYDVYISGSAAGSGVYGYVACETEIGDNPNSTSLTEVDAYTSYMVMRNNYSGFSGTEAVCIGVTSAHEYMHAVQYGYTGNMDTWFMEMCATWSEEFAYPGYDDNFQYLMGLFGKPDVALNLEDGEDPQHDGHWYSSWLFAKYLTEHTGNSIVKSIYERCINDYAAYAIDDELTANWSSSIEQQFKNFVVANVVMDNNSAYSPYTYQRASDYETHVDNNGGLAFEYTFNYSGTNITFNSQTDGNNRLMRLSSDYFQLTSTGDFRMILTPVTPSDELEFILLKINETNSTISVQPANIVSNQAIINITDYSSWEYFVPIVIRHDIDVEDINPSNYSILVTAADYSSVEENSNTVTVNLYPNPSSDYINIEINNYVNGKMEFELYDITGKLSKTWIPEKNNRYDISDLSEGVYTLKTSVNGSSVLFKKIIIAR